The DNA region TTTTTTATTGAGAAACGGAAATCGCCTTCATCCCTGAAAGCAGTTTTCATCAAAGGCATTTCTTTCACTCCCGAATTTTTGAATTCAATCAGGATTCTGCCTTGTCGAGAGTCAACTAATTCAATTTTAGATGTAAAGTCAAGCCGAATGTAGAAGTGTTCATGGTCGTAGGCGAAGTAGATATCGCTAAAGAGGCGGTCGGCGCGGTGCATGGCGCCGCCGGCGCGCGAGCAATCGTAATGACCGGCGCCGCTCCATTCATAATAATGTGTCAAGGCGCCATCGATTTGGGGCGTCACCAGCGCTTCCGGCAGGCTGATAAACGACTCGGTGCGGGCTCGATGAATCGGCTGCGCCAGGGCCGGCGGGGGCGCGGCGCCGATTATTTTGTAAACGGCGCTCAAATGCAGGCGAAAGAGGCGGTCGAAGTCGCTGTTGTGCGCGCCGATATGCTCATCGCCAAACCACCAGTACCAATCGGACCCTTCGGCGATATAAAGTTGTTTCCATGCCGCGGCCAGTTTCTCTTTTGAGAACTGCGGCTGGCGCGCCTGAAACTCGCTCAATGTCTTACGCGCATCATAGACAAGGTCCCAGGCGGTATTGTCTTCGTAGTGTCCAATCCAGATTTTAAAGTTATGATTTATCCAAGAACCGGCGAATATCTTCGGCAAAAGGGTCGGTTTAATGTCGGCGGCGGCATCAGCAAAGGAAACCACCTGGAAGCGCTCGTCACGAGAGAGTGTGTCGAACAGTCTTTCCAGGAAGTCATGACCGTCATTAGGGTAATATTCCCAGGCGTTTTCGCCGTCCAGAATAATCGGAATCACGGAGGAACTCAGTTTTCCGGAGAGGACCTCGCGGATTCTTGACAGATGGAGCATGAAATCAGCCGTCGCCTTTTCGGCGTTCCAGTTGGAGTAGACAAAACCGAGTTTATCAGAAAGTCCCCGGTCGCGAAAGAAAAGTCTCAGGTCGGGGGCATCCTGGAAGGCGTAAACGGTATGGGGCGAAAAGCGGCGCGGCTCCAGTCCCGATTTCCCCAGCGACTGATACAGGATATCTTCGTCGGTTGCCGCCCAGCGGAACCCGGCGGAGCCGATTAACCGAAGGACTTCCTCCGACACGGAGCCTTCCGAGGGCCAGATTCCCTCCGCTTCCGTTTCAAAAATCTCGCGGAATCGCCGTCGCGACTCCTGAAGATGCCAGACGGCATCCTCGGGGTAGCGAAAGGGATTTTTCGGAAGGGTCATATTGGGCATCGCTTCCTTGGCAGATTCCTGGTCCACCAGAAGCGGCAGGATGGGATGATAATACGGGGTAAAAGAGATATCTATCTTCCCTTCCTGGAATAGCTGTTTGTAAGTCGGCACAATTCGTTTAAGAAGCGCCAGCTGGTAATCGAGGAGGGCGTCTCGGTCTTCATCGCTGAAATCGCGGCCCTTTTCGAACAGTTCCCGCACCGGCGATTCCCGGCGAAACATTGGGTCAATCCAGACCAGGTTTGACCAGACCTGCAGGTCGCGCCATTCGGTCGAAGAGAAGATTTCGGCGGCGAGATTGGTGTCGGCGCCGCAACTTTCCTTTTTGCGATACAATTGACGATAGCGCGGATACGGCTCAATCATGGTCGCCGGTGGTGCCGAGAAGAATGAGAGCAGAATCTCTTTCTTTTCATCAAGGGTAAGGCTTCTCCCCGTCTTGCGACTAAGTTCGAGGTGCCGGTCGGTGTACCCCTCTCCGTACATTTCAATCTGGTCGAGAAGCGACGGCACCAGATTGAAGGTCATTTTGAGGGTGGGGTATTGCGCCGCCAGAAGGGGCATATCGAGATAATCTTTGAGTCCGTGGAAGCGGACCCAGGGCATCATAAAACTATTCTGTTCGGGATGAAGATAAAGGGGCTGATGCATATGCCAGAGAAAGGCAACTTTGAGTTTCGTATTCTCCGACATATGGCGTCGAAAACGGTCAGGAATTGAGTCGTAAGGTCATGGCATGCCGGGTGGCGGTGCGAAGATATTCCGAGCCGGGGAATTTCTCTTTCATCTCATCGAGAAGAGAATCGACTTTGCCGCGGTCACCGGCGCTGACGTAGTTTCGGATAGCGGAGAGATAATAATCCGGGGCGGCCGGCGATTCCGG from Candidatus Zixiibacteriota bacterium includes:
- a CDS encoding glycoside hydrolase family 57 protein, whose protein sequence is MSENTKLKVAFLWHMHQPLYLHPEQNSFMMPWVRFHGLKDYLDMPLLAAQYPTLKMTFNLVPSLLDQIEMYGEGYTDRHLELSRKTGRSLTLDEKKEILLSFFSAPPATMIEPYPRYRQLYRKKESCGADTNLAAEIFSSTEWRDLQVWSNLVWIDPMFRRESPVRELFEKGRDFSDEDRDALLDYQLALLKRIVPTYKQLFQEGKIDISFTPYYHPILPLLVDQESAKEAMPNMTLPKNPFRYPEDAVWHLQESRRRFREIFETEAEGIWPSEGSVSEEVLRLIGSAGFRWAATDEDILYQSLGKSGLEPRRFSPHTVYAFQDAPDLRLFFRDRGLSDKLGFVYSNWNAEKATADFMLHLSRIREVLSGKLSSSVIPIILDGENAWEYYPNDGHDFLERLFDTLSRDERFQVVSFADAAADIKPTLLPKIFAGSWINHNFKIWIGHYEDNTAWDLVYDARKTLSEFQARQPQFSKEKLAAAWKQLYIAEGSDWYWWFGDEHIGAHNSDFDRLFRLHLSAVYKIIGAAPPPALAQPIHRARTESFISLPEALVTPQIDGALTHYYEWSGAGHYDCSRAGGAMHRADRLFSDIYFAYDHEHFYIRLDFTSKIELVDSRQGRILIEFKNSGVKEMPLMKTAFRDEGDFRFSIKNLLEAAFTRTALLKEGYGKIEFYVSFHQGNQLIERWPLDDPIVVNIPEREREIFWQV